A region from the Paenarthrobacter aurescens genome encodes:
- a CDS encoding ABC transporter permease, with the protein MTTALLKQPTQPTAVRKPNRSFIHGLISNKKALTGMAVMIIFIALALLAPLLFPGDPSRITAMASLEPSAEHWLGTTAKGQDVLALTVHGSRSSLFVGLSVGIASTFIGILVGLASAYFGKFIDEALSLVTNVFLLLPGLPLLVILAAFLPPGLGTVILVLVVTGWAGSARVLRSQALSIRSKDFVAAAVVSGERAGRIMFREILPNMASIVMGTLLACVIYGIGAQAGLEFLGLGDVSTVSWGNNLFWAGNEGALLTGSWWVFVPSGLCIALVAFALALINYAVDEVTNPRLRKIKTPKTTPTKAETSAAK; encoded by the coding sequence ATGACAACCGCACTTCTCAAGCAGCCAACCCAGCCCACAGCTGTCCGCAAGCCCAACCGCAGCTTCATCCACGGCCTTATCAGCAACAAGAAAGCGCTGACGGGCATGGCCGTGATGATCATCTTCATTGCACTGGCCTTGTTGGCGCCGCTCCTGTTTCCGGGCGATCCGTCAAGGATCACCGCCATGGCTTCCCTGGAACCATCGGCCGAGCACTGGCTGGGTACCACCGCCAAAGGACAGGACGTCCTGGCGTTGACGGTCCACGGTTCACGAAGCTCTCTGTTCGTGGGCCTGAGCGTGGGCATCGCATCGACGTTCATCGGCATCCTGGTAGGCCTGGCTTCGGCGTACTTCGGCAAATTCATTGACGAAGCACTCTCCTTGGTCACCAATGTCTTCCTGCTCCTGCCCGGCCTGCCACTGCTGGTCATCCTGGCCGCTTTCCTTCCGCCCGGCCTGGGCACGGTGATCCTGGTCCTGGTGGTGACCGGATGGGCCGGCTCGGCGCGGGTCCTGCGTTCACAGGCGCTATCCATCCGTTCCAAGGACTTCGTGGCTGCGGCCGTGGTGTCCGGCGAACGGGCCGGCCGGATCATGTTCCGCGAAATCCTGCCCAACATGGCCTCGATCGTCATGGGCACACTGCTTGCCTGCGTGATTTACGGCATCGGCGCGCAAGCGGGCCTGGAGTTCCTCGGACTGGGCGATGTCAGCACGGTCTCCTGGGGCAACAACCTCTTCTGGGCCGGCAACGAAGGCGCCCTGCTCACCGGCAGCTGGTGGGTCTTTGTTCCCTCAGGCCTATGCATCGCGCTGGTCGCGTTCGCCCTGGCCCTGATCAACTACGCCGTGGACGAAGTCACCAATCCGCGGCTGCGAAAGATCAAGACGCCCAAAACAACACCCACGAAAGCCGAAACGAGTGCCGCCAAATGA
- a CDS encoding ABC transporter ATP-binding protein, which yields MTISQVSFGSHEPVLDIKNLTVKYIGDTRSTTAVDRVSFSIGTGEVFGLAGESGCGKSTIANSIMRLLKDPAKIAGGSISFGGKDVLAMSPEELRRFRWQDVAMVFQSAMNSLNPVLTIGEQIVDIFTTHAGYSRKESMRRAGDLLELVRIDAARLKSYPHQLSGGMRQRAVIAMAVALKPSLLILDEPTTALDVVVQQEIMAQIKELQRELGFSVLFITHDMSLMVELSHRMAVMYGGRIVETAKAQDVYATPRHPYTQALMGAFPPLTGPRLPLTGLPDGVKFRNIPDLTEAAPGHFVAPFGADAPVTESANLEGAAR from the coding sequence ATGACCATCTCCCAAGTTTCCTTTGGCTCCCACGAACCCGTCCTGGACATCAAGAACCTCACGGTTAAGTACATTGGCGACACCCGCTCCACCACCGCCGTCGATCGCGTTTCCTTCAGCATTGGCACCGGCGAGGTGTTCGGCCTTGCGGGGGAGTCCGGCTGCGGGAAGTCCACCATTGCCAATTCGATCATGAGGCTCCTGAAGGATCCCGCGAAGATTGCCGGCGGCAGTATTTCCTTCGGTGGAAAGGACGTCCTTGCCATGAGCCCGGAGGAGCTGCGGCGCTTCCGCTGGCAGGACGTGGCCATGGTGTTCCAGTCGGCCATGAACTCGCTCAATCCCGTGCTGACCATCGGCGAACAGATCGTGGACATCTTCACCACTCACGCCGGTTACTCCCGTAAGGAATCAATGCGGCGTGCCGGTGATCTGCTGGAACTGGTAAGAATTGACGCTGCCCGGCTTAAGTCCTATCCGCACCAGCTCTCCGGCGGCATGCGTCAACGCGCTGTCATTGCCATGGCAGTGGCGCTCAAGCCTTCATTGTTGATCCTGGACGAGCCCACCACCGCCCTGGACGTGGTGGTGCAGCAGGAGATCATGGCGCAAATCAAGGAACTCCAACGCGAGCTTGGATTCTCCGTCCTGTTCATCACGCACGACATGTCCCTCATGGTGGAACTCTCGCACCGCATGGCCGTAATGTACGGCGGGCGCATCGTGGAGACCGCCAAGGCCCAGGATGTCTACGCCACCCCCCGCCACCCCTACACCCAGGCGCTGATGGGCGCGTTCCCGCCGCTCACCGGCCCCCGTCTTCCGCTGACCGGACTGCCCGACGGCGTGAAGTTCCGCAACATCCCGGACCTCACCGAGGCTGCACCCGGCCACTTTGTGGCACCTTTCGGTGCCGACGCTCCGGTAACTGAATCCGCCAATCTGGAAGGAGCCGCACGATGA